Proteins encoded in a region of the Globicephala melas chromosome 1, mGloMel1.2, whole genome shotgun sequence genome:
- the LOC115844741 gene encoding T-cell surface glycoprotein CD1b-2 isoform X3, translating into MRMIHGWDNDSGKAVFLKPWSKGNFSNEELIELEDLFQAYFIGFTKELQDYVSKVQIEYPFVIQCIGGCELHSGKSIGSFLRGALGGLDFASIKNHSCAPAPEGGSRAQQFCAFTSQYKGIQGIIETLLSDTCPRFLLGVLDAGKAELQRQVKPEAWLSSDPSPGPGRLLLVCHVSGFYPKPVWVMWMRGEQKQSGTRQGDTVPNADGTWYLRVTLDVTAGEETGLSCRVKHSSLGDQDIIVYWGHPTSVSLIFLAILVPSLVLLICLALRFLRRRSFQSIS; encoded by the exons ATGAGGATG ATTCATGGCTGGGACAATGACTCGGGCAAAGCCGTTTTCCTGAAGCCCTGGTCAAAGGGCAACTTCAGTAATGAGGAGTTGATTGAGCTGGAGGACCTATTCCAAGCCTACTTCATTGGATTCACCAAGGAACTGCAGGACTATGTCAGTAAAGTCCAGATTGAAT ACCCCTTTGTGATCCAGTGCATAGGAGGCTGTGAGTTGCATTCTGGGAAGTCCATAGGAAGCTTTTTGAGGGGAGCTTTAGGAGGACTGGATTTCGCGAGCATTAAGAATCATTCATGTGCACCTGCCCCAGAGGGCGGCAGCAGGGCGCAGCAGTTCTGTGCATTCACCTCTCAGTACAAAGGCATCCAGGGTATCATAGAGACGCTCCTCTCAGACACCTGCCCTCGGTTTCTCCTTGGTGTCCTCGATGCAGGGAAGGCCGAACTACAGAGGCAAG TGAAGCCCGAGGCCTGGCTGTCCAGTGACCCCAGTCCTGGGCCTGGCCGTCTGCTGCTGGTGTGCCATGTCTCAGGATTCTACCCGAAACCTGTGTGGGTGATGTGGATGAGGGGCGAGCAGAAGCAGTCTGGCACTCGGCAAGGTGATACTGTGCCCAATGCTGATGGGACATGGTATCTCCGAGTAACCCTGGATGTGACGGCTGGGGAGGAGACTGGCCTGAGTTGCCGAGTGAAGCACAGCAGTCTAGGAGACCAGGACATCATCGTCTACTGGG GTCACCCCACCTCCGTCAGCTTGATATTTTTGGCAATATTAGTGCCCTCCTTGGTCCTTTTGATATGTCTTGCATTACGGTTTTTGAGGCGCAG GTCCTTTCAGAGTATCTCATGA
- the LOC115844741 gene encoding T-cell surface glycoprotein CD1b-2 isoform X2 — translation MLLLPLLLLAVIVPGGENEDAFQGPTSYRIIQTLTFANGTWAQYKVSGWLDDFQIHGWDNDSGKAVFLKPWSKGNFSNEELIELEDLFQAYFIGFTKELQDYVSKVQIEYPFVIQCIGGCELHSGKSIGSFLRGALGGLDFASIKNHSCAPAPEGGSRAQQFCAFTSQYKGIQGIIETLLSDTCPRFLLGVLDAGKAELQRQVKPEAWLSSDPSPGPGRLLLVCHVSGFYPKPVWVMWMRGEQKQSGTRQGDTVPNADGTWYLRVTLDVTAGEETGLSCRVKHSSLGDQDIIVYWGHPTSVSLIFLAILVPSLVLLICLALRFLRRRSFQSIS, via the exons ATGCTGCTTCTGCCACTTCTATTGCTAGCAGTTATCGTCCCAGGTGGTGAAAATGAGGATG CCTTCCAGGGGCCAACCTCTTACCGTATTATCCAGACTTTGACCTTTGCCAACGGCACCTGGGCACAATATAAAGTCTCAGGCTGGTTGGATGATTTTCAGATTCATGGCTGGGACAATGACTCGGGCAAAGCCGTTTTCCTGAAGCCCTGGTCAAAGGGCAACTTCAGTAATGAGGAGTTGATTGAGCTGGAGGACCTATTCCAAGCCTACTTCATTGGATTCACCAAGGAACTGCAGGACTATGTCAGTAAAGTCCAGATTGAAT ACCCCTTTGTGATCCAGTGCATAGGAGGCTGTGAGTTGCATTCTGGGAAGTCCATAGGAAGCTTTTTGAGGGGAGCTTTAGGAGGACTGGATTTCGCGAGCATTAAGAATCATTCATGTGCACCTGCCCCAGAGGGCGGCAGCAGGGCGCAGCAGTTCTGTGCATTCACCTCTCAGTACAAAGGCATCCAGGGTATCATAGAGACGCTCCTCTCAGACACCTGCCCTCGGTTTCTCCTTGGTGTCCTCGATGCAGGGAAGGCCGAACTACAGAGGCAAG TGAAGCCCGAGGCCTGGCTGTCCAGTGACCCCAGTCCTGGGCCTGGCCGTCTGCTGCTGGTGTGCCATGTCTCAGGATTCTACCCGAAACCTGTGTGGGTGATGTGGATGAGGGGCGAGCAGAAGCAGTCTGGCACTCGGCAAGGTGATACTGTGCCCAATGCTGATGGGACATGGTATCTCCGAGTAACCCTGGATGTGACGGCTGGGGAGGAGACTGGCCTGAGTTGCCGAGTGAAGCACAGCAGTCTAGGAGACCAGGACATCATCGTCTACTGGG GTCACCCCACCTCCGTCAGCTTGATATTTTTGGCAATATTAGTGCCCTCCTTGGTCCTTTTGATATGTCTTGCATTACGGTTTTTGAGGCGCAG GTCCTTTCAGAGTATCTCATGA